A DNA window from Candidatus Roseilinea sp. contains the following coding sequences:
- the mtaD gene encoding 5-methylthioadenosine/S-adenosylhomocysteine deaminase, translated as MQLLTNSSVARRNELNILQWMLQTLSTFDLLIAGCDVLVRQDGRYLVVNDRDIAITGNRIAALTPAEAIDRAQAREVMDASGLLAIPGLINCHTHAPMVLFRGLAEDVTIESWFNDYIWPLESNEEPEDIYWGALLAIAEMIQSGVTTFADHYFFCDQIAEAVTESGVRANIGWAVFGHEGERKLEQTVAFAQRWQGGAGGRITTWLAPHSPYLCDRNFLALTAQRARALNTGIHIHCSETHDQVALSLKQYGVTPPALLQQAGVLDVPVLLAHGIGLTPEDIAMLKDYDVAVAQCPKTYMKLAMGTAPVRAMREAGIVVGVGTDGVVSSNTLDVLEQMRLLALDQKQAARDSTTMPLQEVLAIAFAGGAAALHLPDIGELAEGKLADIALLRQDGAHLFPRYDAIANLVYSARAGDVDTVICDGKVLMRYGRLLTIDLPRVKAEIARRLQRLNQRVAEKRLATYPT; from the coding sequence GTGCAATTGTTGACGAACAGCAGCGTTGCTCGGCGGAACGAACTGAATATACTCCAGTGGATGCTACAGACGCTCTCGACGTTCGATCTGCTCATTGCCGGCTGCGACGTGCTGGTTCGTCAGGACGGCCGATACCTCGTCGTCAACGATCGCGACATTGCCATTACCGGCAACCGCATTGCCGCGCTCACCCCTGCCGAAGCGATTGACCGCGCCCAGGCGCGCGAGGTCATGGACGCCAGCGGCCTGCTCGCCATCCCCGGTTTGATCAACTGCCACACGCACGCGCCGATGGTGCTCTTCCGCGGCTTAGCCGAGGATGTCACCATCGAGTCCTGGTTCAACGATTACATCTGGCCGCTGGAGAGCAATGAGGAGCCGGAGGACATCTACTGGGGCGCGCTGCTGGCCATTGCGGAGATGATCCAAAGCGGCGTAACGACGTTTGCCGATCATTACTTCTTCTGCGACCAAATCGCCGAGGCGGTAACCGAATCCGGCGTGCGCGCCAACATTGGCTGGGCCGTCTTCGGCCACGAGGGCGAGAGGAAACTGGAGCAGACCGTGGCGTTCGCGCAGCGTTGGCAGGGCGGCGCCGGTGGGCGCATCACCACATGGCTTGCGCCGCATTCACCCTATCTATGCGATCGCAACTTCCTGGCGCTTACCGCGCAGCGCGCCAGAGCGCTGAACACGGGCATCCACATTCATTGCAGCGAGACGCACGATCAGGTCGCGCTCAGCTTGAAGCAGTATGGCGTGACCCCGCCGGCCCTGTTGCAACAGGCCGGCGTGCTGGATGTGCCGGTGTTGCTGGCTCACGGCATCGGCCTGACGCCCGAAGATATTGCGATGCTCAAGGATTACGACGTGGCCGTGGCGCAGTGTCCAAAGACCTACATGAAGCTGGCGATGGGCACGGCGCCCGTGCGCGCCATGCGCGAAGCCGGCATCGTCGTGGGCGTGGGCACCGACGGCGTCGTGAGCAGCAACACGCTCGATGTGCTTGAGCAGATGCGCCTGTTGGCGCTCGACCAGAAGCAGGCGGCGAGGGACTCGACTACGATGCCGCTGCAGGAAGTGCTGGCGATCGCGTTCGCCGGCGGCGCGGCGGCGTTGCACCTACCGGACATCGGCGAGTTAGCCGAGGGCAAGCTGGCCGACATCGCCCTGCTGCGCCAAGACGGCGCACACCTCTTTCCGCGCTACGACGCAATCGCCAACCTCGTCTATTCCGCCCGCGCCGGCGACGTGGACACGGTGATCTGCGACGGCAAAGTGCTGATGCGCTACGGTCGGCTGCTGACCATTGACCTGCCGCGCGTCAAGGCCGAGATTGCGCGCCGGTTGCAACGTCTGAACCAGCGCGTGGCCGAGAAGCGCCTCGCCACCTATCCCACCTAA
- a CDS encoding glycosyl transferase codes for MNSELSAHSAPLLDLAIVILNYNTRDLLRDCLHSLRAQVGLRFAACVVDNASTDDSAAMVSSEFPTVALIRNATNQGFSAGNNLGLRHFGFPACGRARYAMLLNPDTVVPPDALRRLVAFADAHPDIGVVGPKLVLMDGSLDKACRRSFPTPAVSFYRFVGLSRLFPRSKRFGRYNMTYLDEDAQADVDSVVGACMMLRAEVIARIGLLDEQFFMYGEDLDWCLRAKQAGYRVVYYPDVTVHHVKRAASRASVKAQYEFQRAMWLFYKKHYRASTHPLVDGLVRLGLAVRGGPALLREMLQER; via the coding sequence GTGAATTCAGAACTCAGCGCTCACAGTGCGCCGCTGCTCGATCTCGCCATCGTCATCCTGAACTACAACACGCGAGATCTGCTGCGCGATTGCTTACATTCGCTGCGCGCGCAGGTCGGCCTGCGCTTTGCCGCCTGCGTGGTGGACAACGCTTCGACCGACGACAGCGCCGCGATGGTGAGCAGTGAATTTCCCACAGTCGCGTTGATCCGCAACGCCACCAATCAAGGCTTCTCGGCCGGCAATAACCTCGGCCTGCGGCACTTTGGCTTTCCGGCGTGCGGGCGAGCGCGCTATGCCATGCTGCTCAACCCGGACACGGTGGTGCCGCCCGATGCGCTGCGCCGTCTGGTCGCCTTCGCCGACGCTCACCCCGACATCGGGGTCGTGGGCCCGAAGCTGGTGCTCATGGATGGCTCGCTGGACAAGGCTTGCCGGCGCAGCTTCCCCACGCCGGCGGTGTCGTTCTATCGCTTCGTGGGCCTGAGCAGGCTCTTTCCGCGCAGCAAGCGCTTCGGTCGCTACAACATGACCTATCTGGACGAGGACGCACAAGCCGATGTGGATTCCGTCGTCGGCGCGTGCATGATGCTGCGCGCCGAGGTCATTGCCCGCATCGGGTTGCTCGATGAGCAATTCTTCATGTACGGCGAGGACCTGGATTGGTGCCTGCGCGCCAAGCAGGCGGGCTATCGCGTGGTGTACTACCCCGATGTGACCGTGCATCACGTCAAGCGGGCCGCCAGCCGCGCGAGCGTGAAGGCGCAGTACGAATTCCAGCGCGCCATGTGGCTGTTTTACAAAAAGCACTATCGCGCTAGCACGCACCCGCTGGTGGACGGGCTGGTCCGGCTGGGGCTGGCTGTGCGCGGCGGGCCGGCGCTGCTGCGCGAGATGTTGCAGGAGCGATGA
- a CDS encoding tRNA-dihydrouridine synthase, giving the protein MQPTFYVRDVPVYGDLILSPMDGFSDLPYRLICREYGSAMSYTEFTSCEAILRGARPALRQLDYDPREKPQLTFQIFDSDEDRIVACAQKIEQLGPGIIDLNMGCSVSSVSGRGAGAGLLRDPQKIARIFNRLSKAVRVPVTAKIRLGWDARSRNYLEVARILEDNGASLIAVHGRTKEQAYKGVADWDAIAEVKQAVKIPVIGNGDVKTVADIARIKAHTGCDGVMIGRAAIGNPWIFQRKDRHEVTVQEVIALLKRHLRAMIEYYGDHGLVLFRKHAVKYMQGMPHVAALRAQLVTCESVGAFHERVDEFQRRYEQGVLPDEAYEPAPVPEEEVEWSCDRAAVACASR; this is encoded by the coding sequence ATGCAGCCGACTTTCTACGTTCGCGATGTGCCGGTGTACGGCGACCTGATCCTGTCGCCGATGGACGGGTTTTCCGACTTGCCCTACCGGCTGATCTGCCGTGAATACGGCAGCGCGATGAGCTACACCGAGTTCACGTCGTGCGAGGCCATCCTGCGCGGCGCCCGGCCGGCCCTGCGCCAGCTCGACTACGACCCGCGCGAAAAGCCCCAACTCACCTTCCAGATCTTCGACAGCGACGAAGACCGCATTGTGGCCTGCGCGCAGAAGATCGAGCAGCTCGGCCCCGGCATCATTGATCTGAACATGGGGTGCTCTGTGAGCAGCGTGAGCGGCCGCGGCGCAGGCGCCGGCCTGCTGCGCGACCCGCAAAAGATCGCGCGCATCTTCAACCGCCTGAGCAAAGCAGTGCGCGTGCCGGTCACGGCTAAGATTCGCCTGGGGTGGGACGCGCGGTCTCGCAACTACCTGGAGGTGGCCAGGATCCTCGAAGACAACGGCGCGTCGCTGATTGCCGTGCACGGCCGCACCAAAGAGCAAGCCTACAAAGGCGTCGCCGACTGGGACGCGATCGCCGAAGTCAAACAGGCCGTCAAGATTCCGGTGATCGGCAACGGAGACGTGAAGACCGTCGCCGACATTGCGCGCATCAAAGCGCACACCGGCTGCGATGGCGTGATGATCGGTCGCGCCGCAATCGGCAACCCCTGGATATTCCAGCGCAAAGACCGCCACGAGGTCACCGTCCAGGAGGTGATCGCGTTGCTCAAGCGTCACCTGCGCGCGATGATTGAGTATTACGGCGACCACGGCCTGGTCCTCTTCCGCAAGCACGCCGTGAAATACATGCAGGGTATGCCGCATGTGGCCGCGCTGCGCGCACAACTCGTCACGTGCGAAAGCGTCGGCGCGTTCCATGAACGGGTGGACGAATTCCAGCGACGCTACGAGCAAGGCGTCTTGCCCGATGAGGCATACGAACCCGCTCCCGTTCCGGAAGAGGAAGTCGAGTGGTCGTGCGATCGGGCGGCCGTCGCATGCGCGTCGCGCTGA
- a CDS encoding glycosyl transferase family 1 — protein sequence MRVALISKALVVGAYQRKCELVAAHPDVALTVFVPPSWGNQPLERAYAHGYALQVIPIRFNGNFHLHYYPTLPRALAQLRPDVVHVDEEPYNLATWLAVRAARALRPSPRVVFFSWQNIRRRYPPPFSWMERSVLRTADAALVGSESAGAVWRAKGFARPIHVIPQFGVDEQTFAPPDERRNGEAFVIGYAGRLVREKGVDVLICAFARLPNSARLLIAGAGPELNALRALAQQWRVAERVTFCPSLPSTHMPEFYRALDAFVLPSRTLPNWKEQFGRVLIEAMACGVPVIASSCGEAPSVVGDAGLTFDEADDAALAERLVALMAQPDWRAELGRRGRARVLAHFTMRHIADRTVEVYRALVAGAGR from the coding sequence ATGCGCGTCGCGCTGATCTCCAAGGCGCTGGTCGTCGGCGCGTATCAGCGCAAGTGTGAACTCGTAGCTGCGCATCCGGACGTTGCGCTCACGGTGTTCGTCCCGCCGTCGTGGGGCAACCAGCCACTCGAACGCGCCTACGCCCACGGCTACGCGCTGCAGGTCATCCCGATCCGCTTCAACGGCAACTTTCACCTGCACTATTACCCCACTTTGCCGCGGGCGCTGGCGCAACTGCGGCCGGACGTGGTGCACGTTGATGAGGAGCCTTACAACTTGGCGACGTGGCTGGCCGTGAGGGCAGCAAGGGCGCTTCGGCCGTCGCCGCGCGTCGTCTTCTTCTCCTGGCAGAACATTCGGCGGCGCTACCCGCCGCCGTTCAGTTGGATGGAGCGCAGCGTGCTGCGAACAGCCGACGCCGCCCTCGTCGGCAGCGAGTCGGCCGGCGCGGTGTGGCGGGCCAAAGGGTTTGCCCGCCCGATTCATGTCATCCCCCAGTTTGGCGTGGATGAGCAGACGTTCGCCCCGCCGGACGAGCGGCGCAACGGCGAGGCGTTCGTCATCGGCTACGCCGGCCGGCTGGTTCGCGAAAAGGGCGTGGACGTATTGATCTGCGCCTTCGCCCGCTTGCCGAATTCGGCGCGCCTGCTCATCGCCGGCGCAGGGCCGGAGCTCAATGCCTTGCGCGCCTTGGCGCAGCAGTGGCGCGTTGCCGAGCGTGTGACGTTTTGCCCGTCGCTGCCGTCTACCCACATGCCGGAGTTCTATCGCGCGCTCGACGCCTTCGTGCTGCCCTCGCGCACCCTGCCCAACTGGAAGGAGCAATTCGGACGCGTGCTCATCGAAGCGATGGCGTGTGGGGTGCCGGTGATCGCCTCATCGTGTGGGGAAGCGCCCAGCGTTGTGGGCGACGCCGGCCTCACCTTCGACGAAGCGGACGATGCAGCACTCGCCGAGCGCCTCGTGGCGCTGATGGCGCAGCCGGACTGGCGCGCAGAACTCGGGCGACGTGGGCGCGCCCGTGTGCTCGCCCATTTCACGATGCGCCACATCGCCGATCGCACCGTGGAAGTCTATCGAGCGCTCGTCGCCGGAGCAGGGAGATGA
- a CDS encoding 5-dehydro-2-deoxygluconokinase, with product MSSAPRIVCFGYVNPGVVFLVDRYPAANTGAYVTAKRPFIGADCAMAAQVLARWGIEAHLIGNALGDDDLGRRTLTQLAELGVRAHIALRDDLHTPDEVDISDRAGTRTFFVEDAPAVWESLIEADLEAIIGAAMLYVDWYVGPAAERAVAFARAHGVPVFLNVEYSLRHPDRYRPLVSQASYAQAPMSDVHVAQEDPRAIAEALQALGVEVAFVTRGKHGSLALDRTGLIEVPAPAVQVVDTQGAGAVYSAAAMYGLLAGWPIVQVVHFATTAASLKCAQHGLLDAKVETILAQASLSGAVIHSRWTLNSNWPSG from the coding sequence ATGTCCTCCGCGCCTCGCATCGTCTGTTTTGGCTACGTGAACCCCGGCGTGGTGTTCTTGGTGGATCGCTACCCCGCCGCCAACACCGGCGCCTATGTCACTGCTAAGCGGCCGTTTATCGGGGCCGACTGCGCGATGGCGGCTCAAGTGCTGGCGCGATGGGGCATCGAAGCGCACTTGATCGGCAACGCGCTCGGCGACGACGACTTGGGCCGCCGCACGCTGACGCAACTGGCCGAGCTAGGCGTGCGCGCGCACATCGCGCTGCGGGACGACCTGCACACGCCGGATGAGGTGGACATCTCCGATCGCGCCGGCACGCGCACCTTCTTCGTCGAGGACGCCCCCGCAGTGTGGGAAAGCTTGATCGAGGCGGATCTCGAAGCCATCATCGGCGCCGCCATGCTGTATGTGGATTGGTACGTCGGGCCGGCGGCCGAGCGCGCTGTTGCATTCGCGCGCGCCCATGGCGTGCCAGTCTTCCTGAACGTGGAGTATTCGCTGCGCCACCCCGACCGCTACCGACCTCTGGTCAGCCAAGCGAGCTACGCGCAAGCGCCGATGTCCGACGTCCACGTGGCGCAAGAAGACCCACGCGCGATTGCCGAAGCCTTGCAAGCGCTAGGGGTTGAGGTGGCGTTTGTGACGCGCGGCAAGCACGGTTCGCTGGCGCTAGATCGGACGGGGCTGATCGAAGTGCCCGCGCCGGCCGTGCAGGTCGTTGACACGCAGGGCGCCGGCGCGGTGTATTCCGCCGCAGCCATGTACGGCTTACTTGCCGGCTGGCCGATTGTGCAAGTGGTGCATTTCGCCACAACAGCGGCGTCGCTCAAATGCGCGCAGCACGGCCTGCTCGATGCCAAGGTGGAAACGATCCTGGCGCAGGCGTCGCTCTCAGGCGCGGTCATCCACAGCCGATGGACCTTAAACTCCAACTGGCCCTCTGGGTAG
- a CDS encoding hydrolase, with translation MQSWLDVDPTSDFSIYNLPFGIFETRDRAPRAGIAIGDYIVDLAVLAERRLLPLPDHAPHREEDLQRALNRPTLNDFIALGKSVTSAVRLRVQQLLMASSRDAHPSEVWAHALVHQRDARMLMPLRVPNYTDFYSSLYHATNVGAMFRDPKNPLLPNWRHLPVAYHGRASSIVVSGMPIRRPRGQIKRDDDPTPTFGPTLALDFELEMAFVIGKASPLGRPITTAEAEQHIFGLLLFNDWSARDIQKWEYQPLGPFLGKNFASTISPWIVTLEALEPFRVPMPSQEPLPLPYLRASGDQSFDIHLAVDLITPSGLTFTVCRSNFRHMYWTMSQQLAHHTVNGCNVEVGDLMASGTLSGPTPESCGSMLELTWNGRNPLRLPDGSTRTFLEDGDVVALRGWAERDGVRVGFGEARAAILPALDGAA, from the coding sequence ATGCAATCTTGGCTTGACGTTGATCCAACTTCCGACTTCAGCATCTATAACCTGCCGTTCGGCATCTTTGAGACGCGCGATCGCGCGCCGCGCGCAGGCATCGCAATCGGTGACTACATCGTGGATCTCGCGGTATTGGCCGAGCGACGCCTGCTTCCTCTGCCCGATCACGCGCCGCACCGCGAAGAAGACTTGCAACGCGCCCTGAACCGTCCAACGCTGAACGATTTCATCGCCCTGGGCAAATCGGTGACCAGCGCTGTGCGGTTGCGCGTCCAGCAGTTGCTGATGGCGTCGTCGCGGGATGCACATCCCTCGGAGGTGTGGGCGCACGCCCTGGTGCATCAACGCGACGCCAGGATGTTGATGCCGCTGCGTGTGCCGAACTATACCGATTTCTACTCCAGCCTGTATCACGCCACCAACGTCGGCGCGATGTTTCGCGACCCGAAGAACCCACTGTTGCCGAACTGGCGTCACCTGCCGGTGGCGTATCACGGCCGCGCCTCGTCCATCGTGGTCAGCGGCATGCCCATCCGTCGCCCACGCGGCCAGATCAAGCGCGATGACGACCCCACGCCTACCTTTGGCCCCACGCTCGCGCTGGACTTCGAGTTAGAAATGGCATTCGTCATCGGCAAGGCCTCGCCGCTGGGCCGTCCGATCACCACTGCTGAGGCCGAGCAACACATCTTCGGCTTACTGCTGTTCAACGACTGGTCGGCGCGTGACATTCAAAAATGGGAATATCAGCCGCTTGGCCCGTTCCTCGGCAAGAACTTTGCCTCGACCATCTCACCCTGGATCGTGACGCTCGAGGCGCTTGAGCCTTTTCGCGTCCCCATGCCGTCGCAAGAGCCACTCCCATTGCCGTACTTGCGCGCATCGGGCGACCAGAGCTTTGACATCCACCTGGCCGTAGACCTGATCACCCCAAGTGGTCTGACGTTCACGGTCTGTCGCAGCAACTTCCGCCACATGTATTGGACGATGAGCCAACAACTGGCGCATCACACGGTGAACGGTTGCAATGTCGAGGTTGGCGATCTGATGGCGTCCGGCACGTTGAGCGGGCCGACGCCGGAGTCGTGCGGCTCGATGCTTGAACTGACCTGGAACGGGCGAAACCCGCTGCGCTTGCCAGATGGCAGCACCCGCACTTTCCTCGAAGACGGCGATGTCGTCGCGCTGCGTGGATGGGCGGAGCGCGATGGCGTGCGCGTCGGCTTTGGCGAGGCGCGCGCAGCGATCTTGCCCGCTTTGGATGGCGCAGCCTAA
- the dapL gene encoding LL-diaminopimelate aminotransferase: MNLLNIPPARRMSALHAHLFARLNRRKAELRAAGVDVISLDMGSPDLPPAPHIVQALVRSARRPDRYGYGEFSGSPAVKRAFADFYARRFGVTLDPEREVLLLLGSKEGIYHLSFAYLDVGDVALVPDPGYPTYAAAAKLAGATVYPLPLERMSHATQAGASEAEGDVWLPALDRIPGDVVARAKVLWLNYPNNPTTSAAPLTFFERAAAFCRQHGILLVHDNAYSETGYDAYRPPSVLQVPGANEVAVECFSLSKAYNIAGMRIGALVGHAEVIKTVAALKSNVDTGAFAAVEDAAIAALTGDQTWLEARQAEYRRRRDVCVAALRALGCLVALPKATIYVWARLPNGETDSAAWCEAVLEATGVSFTPGAAFGANGKGYFRVALTATPARLSEAMARLAAYLQRTDGRPTSSAPDLHCNHAILA, encoded by the coding sequence ATGAACCTGCTGAACATCCCTCCTGCTCGGCGCATGTCGGCGCTTCACGCGCATCTGTTTGCTCGGCTCAACCGGCGCAAAGCTGAGCTGCGCGCAGCCGGCGTGGATGTCATCTCGCTCGACATGGGTTCGCCCGATCTGCCGCCTGCGCCGCACATCGTCCAAGCGTTGGTGCGCAGCGCGCGCCGGCCCGATCGCTACGGTTACGGCGAATTCAGCGGTTCGCCTGCCGTGAAGCGCGCTTTCGCCGATTTTTACGCACGGCGATTCGGCGTCACGCTCGATCCGGAACGCGAGGTGTTGCTCTTGCTCGGCTCGAAGGAAGGCATTTACCACCTGAGCTTCGCGTATTTAGACGTGGGCGACGTGGCCTTGGTGCCGGACCCCGGCTATCCCACCTACGCGGCTGCGGCGAAACTAGCCGGCGCGACAGTCTATCCCCTGCCCCTGGAGCGCATGAGCCACGCAACCCAAGCGGGCGCGTCCGAGGCAGAGGGCGACGTGTGGTTGCCTGCGCTGGATCGCATCCCCGGCGATGTCGTCGCGCGGGCGAAAGTGTTGTGGCTGAACTACCCGAATAATCCCACGACCTCGGCGGCGCCATTAACGTTCTTCGAGCGCGCGGCGGCCTTTTGTCGGCAGCATGGCATCCTGCTGGTGCACGACAACGCCTACAGCGAAACCGGCTACGATGCCTATCGGCCGCCAAGCGTGCTCCAGGTGCCCGGCGCTAACGAGGTCGCCGTGGAGTGCTTCTCGCTGTCCAAAGCCTACAACATCGCCGGCATGCGCATCGGCGCGTTGGTCGGCCATGCAGAGGTGATCAAGACGGTGGCAGCGCTGAAGAGCAATGTGGATACCGGCGCCTTTGCCGCCGTTGAGGACGCGGCCATCGCTGCGCTGACCGGCGACCAAACATGGCTGGAGGCGCGACAAGCGGAATACCGCCGGCGCCGCGATGTCTGCGTGGCGGCCTTGCGCGCGCTCGGCTGTCTCGTGGCGCTACCCAAGGCCACGATTTACGTCTGGGCGCGCCTGCCGAACGGCGAAACCGACAGCGCGGCGTGGTGCGAGGCCGTGCTCGAAGCGACCGGCGTCTCATTCACTCCCGGCGCGGCTTTTGGCGCCAACGGCAAGGGCTACTTTCGCGTCGCGCTCACGGCGACGCCGGCGCGGCTGAGCGAGGCGATGGCGCGCCTGGCCGCCTACTTGCAGCGAACGGATGGCCGACCCACGAGCAGCGCCCCGGATCTCCACTGCAACCATGCAATCTTGGCTTGA
- a CDS encoding homogentisate 1,2-dioxygenase: MAYYYKLGDIPHKRHTQFRKPNGGLYREEVMGLEGFHGVQSVLYHHFLPPRVLRTEYLGDARVVYADYGAVRHRAFATADVPAGGDPVSARRTLLGNADVTLGVSRATQSMSYFYRNAQAYEVWFVHEGAGVLRTQFGRLDFGSGDYLVIPYGVTWQMALSTPEARFFVIESRSQVAPPKRYRNAFGQLLEHAPYCERDIRPPSALETYTERGEFEVRVKVRDGISRHCLDHHPFDVVGWDGYLYPWAFSIHDFEPITGRVHQPPPVHQTFEAHNFVVCSFVPRLFDYHPLAIPAPYAHSNVNSDEVIYYCDGNFMSRKGIAKYDITLHPSGLPHGPQPGMTEASIGAKETQELAVMVDTFNPLHVAIHALELEKPDYQATWLEGSGE; encoded by the coding sequence ATGGCTTACTACTACAAACTGGGCGACATTCCGCACAAGCGGCACACACAGTTTCGCAAACCGAACGGCGGCCTGTATCGAGAAGAGGTGATGGGCCTGGAGGGCTTCCACGGGGTGCAATCGGTGCTGTACCACCACTTCCTCCCCCCGCGCGTGCTGCGGACGGAATACCTCGGCGACGCCCGGGTCGTGTATGCGGATTACGGCGCGGTGCGCCACCGCGCCTTTGCGACCGCCGATGTGCCGGCCGGCGGCGATCCAGTCTCGGCGCGGCGCACGCTGCTGGGCAACGCCGATGTGACGCTGGGCGTCAGCCGCGCCACGCAGAGTATGAGTTACTTCTACCGCAACGCGCAGGCGTACGAAGTGTGGTTCGTGCACGAAGGCGCCGGCGTGCTCCGCACGCAATTCGGCCGACTGGATTTTGGCAGCGGCGACTATCTCGTCATCCCATATGGCGTCACCTGGCAGATGGCGCTGAGCACGCCCGAGGCGCGCTTCTTCGTCATCGAATCGCGCAGCCAAGTAGCGCCCCCTAAACGTTATCGCAACGCGTTTGGCCAACTGTTGGAACATGCGCCGTACTGCGAGCGCGACATCCGTCCGCCGAGCGCGCTGGAGACCTATACCGAGCGCGGCGAGTTCGAGGTGCGCGTCAAGGTGCGCGACGGCATCAGCCGGCACTGCCTCGACCATCATCCCTTTGACGTCGTCGGCTGGGATGGCTATCTGTACCCCTGGGCGTTCAGCATCCACGATTTCGAGCCGATCACCGGCCGCGTGCATCAGCCGCCGCCGGTGCATCAGACGTTTGAGGCCCACAACTTTGTGGTGTGTTCGTTCGTGCCGCGCCTGTTCGACTATCACCCGCTGGCCATTCCGGCGCCTTACGCGCACAGCAACGTCAACAGCGACGAGGTGATCTACTACTGCGATGGCAACTTCATGAGCCGCAAAGGCATCGCCAAATACGACATCACGCTGCATCCCAGCGGGCTGCCACACGGCCCGCAGCCGGGCATGACCGAGGCATCCATCGGCGCCAAGGAGACCCAAGAGCTGGCCGTGATGGTAGACACCTTCAATCCCTTGCACGTGGCCATACACGCCCTTGAGCTGGAGAAGCCGGACTACCAAGCCACGTGGCTGGAGGGGAGCGGGGAGTGA
- a CDS encoding aromatic amino acid hydroxylase translates to MTPTLELRSVPTMPDYTEQDHQTWATLYRAQMQRVPDYACELFLSGLSKLAFDPDRLPDPRVISERLYRQTRWTLGDAQNEYLNAVEWFEHLRERRFPVTNYIRKPSELEFTPLPDVFHDYFGHLAYFMDPYFADLAQAFAPLFFAGDARQQLEISRLWWYTTEFGLIRERGALKAFGAGLISSIAELQKAFAPDTPRVPFDIRRAAELDSAKYHMHSLYFVFDDVEQIYNILRDYARMEGLPEPAGRG, encoded by the coding sequence ATGACGCCAACCCTTGAACTTCGCTCCGTGCCGACGATGCCGGATTACACCGAGCAAGATCACCAGACGTGGGCGACGCTATACCGCGCGCAGATGCAGCGGGTGCCCGACTACGCCTGCGAACTTTTCTTGAGCGGCTTGTCCAAATTGGCGTTCGACCCCGATCGCTTGCCCGACCCTCGGGTGATCAGCGAACGGTTGTATCGCCAAACGCGCTGGACGCTCGGCGATGCGCAAAATGAATACCTGAATGCGGTCGAGTGGTTCGAGCACCTGCGCGAGCGGCGTTTCCCGGTGACCAACTACATTCGTAAGCCGTCGGAGCTTGAATTTACCCCCTTGCCCGATGTGTTCCACGACTACTTCGGCCACCTAGCTTATTTCATGGACCCCTACTTCGCCGACCTGGCCCAAGCCTTCGCGCCGTTGTTCTTCGCCGGCGATGCGCGCCAACAACTCGAAATCTCGCGCCTGTGGTGGTACACCACCGAATTCGGGTTGATCCGCGAACGAGGCGCGCTCAAAGCCTTTGGCGCCGGTCTGATCTCGTCCATCGCGGAGCTGCAGAAAGCCTTCGCGCCGGATACGCCGCGCGTCCCGTTCGACATCCGGCGGGCAGCCGAGCTGGACTCGGCCAAGTACCACATGCACAGTTTGTATTTTGTGTTCGACGACGTCGAGCAAATCTACAACATCCTCCGCGATTACGCGCGGATGGAGGGTTTGCCCGAACCGGCAGGGAGGGGGTGA